One Ricinus communis isolate WT05 ecotype wild-type chromosome 1, ASM1957865v1, whole genome shotgun sequence DNA window includes the following coding sequences:
- the LOC125369931 gene encoding uncharacterized protein LOC125369931 has protein sequence MMNNEVDVYVDDVMIDSETREGHFQALDKFLGRVGRYHLRLNSKKSVFRVTSRKLLGHIVNQRGIKIDLDKVKAIQEMPMLKMKREAKGFLQRLQYINRFISKLIMDEHCQKAFNRIKEYLMKSPVLKPLRDGKPLILYLALEEEAIGEMVAQCRPNDVEHAVCYLSKKLLPYESNYNLMKKTCLAMIWATRKLRHYFQCYRIQAILKIDLLKYLFKAPSFRGKLTRWLVFLIEFDIDYVTKKMVKGRAVVEFLAQNANKGDDPWDLNLLDENFRAIEIQKWKMYYDGAVNAKGAGLGVVLITLKGEILPMAKRLDFRVTNNMVEYKAYLFRLEATMVARVEQLMVYGDSMLVIQQALEEKEVKEERLKLYVNYLRTLGINIIGEIKPPSNSHKSIVVVIDYFFKWFKAKSFTNVGARQMARFIERNLICKYGVPHHAVTNNEVQFMGETAKLLVEYKIEYHRSSPYNPKSNGAVEATNKNLNKILLKMV, from the exons ATGATGAACAATGAGGTAGATGTGTATGTAGATGACGTGATGATAGACTCTGAAACAAGGGAAGGGCACTTTCaggctcttgataagtttttaGGACGAGTGGGAAGGTATCACCTAAGACTCAACTCGAAAAAGAGTGTATTCAGAGTTACATCAAGGAAGTTGTTAGGGCATATAGTGAATCAGCGAGGCATAAAGATCGATTTGGACAAAGTCAAAGCTATTCAAGAAATGCCAATGCTGAAGATGAAGAGAGAGGCCAAAGGTTTTCTGCAACGCTTGCAATACATCAACAGATTCATTTCGAAGCTCATAATG GATGAACATTGTCAAAAGGCCTTCAACAGAATCAAAGAGTATCTGATGAAATCGCCGGTACTAAAGCCGTTAAGGGATGGCAAGCCACTGATTCTATACCTAGCCTTAGAAGAAGAAGCCATAGGGGAAATGGTAGCGCAGTGCAGACCCAATGATGTGGAGCATGCTGTCTGTTATCTAAGTAAGAAGTTACTACCTTATGAGTCGAATTATAACCTCATGAAAAAGACGTGTCTAGCAATGATATGGGCTACAAGAAAGTTGAGGCATTACTTTCAATGTTATAGGATTCAggcaattttaaaaatagacctgctaaaatatttgtttaaagCTCCATCCTTTAGAGGAAAGCTGACTAGATGGTTAGTATTCTTGATAGAGTTTGACATTGATTACGTCACCAAGAAGATGGTCAAGGGTAGGGCTGTAGTAGAGTTTTTAGCTCAGAATGCTAACAAAGGAGATGACCCTTGGGATCTAAACTTACTTGATGAAAATTTTAGGGCAATTGAGATTCAGAAATGGAAGATGTACTACGATGGAGCTGTAAATGCAAAAGGTGCAGGGTTAGGAGTAGTTCTGATCACGCTAAAAGGAGAAATCCTGCCAATGGCCAAGAGATTGGACTTTAGAGTGACCAATAACATGGTAGAATACAAAGCATATTTATTTCGATTAGAAGCAACCATGGTAGCGAGAGTTGAGCAATTGATGGTCTACGGGGACTCCATGCTAGTAATCCAACAAGCTCTCGAGGAAAAGGAAGTAAAAGAGGAGAGGTTGAAGTTGTATGTCAACTATCTTAGAACTTTA GGAATCAACATCATTGGAGAAATAAAACCTCCCTCGAATAGTCACAAGTCCATAGTCGTAGTGATTGACTACTTCTTTAAGTGGTTTAAAGCTAAGTCATTCACAAATGTGGGGGCAAGGCAGATGGCCAGATTTATAGAAAGGAACCTGATCTGCAAATATGGGGTCCCACATCATGCTGTGACGAATAATGAGGTGCAGTTCATGGGTGAGACAGCAAAACTGCTAGTAGAATACAAGATCGAGTATCATAGATCTTCTCCATATAATCCTAAGTCAAATGGAGCTGTAGAAGCAACCAACAAGAACCTGAACAAAATACTCTTGAAGATGGTATGA